The genomic DNA CTTCGTCGCGCGTGAGCAGGGCATCGGTGGCCACCACCACGAGCGTCGTGCTCGTCCCCGGGCGGCCGAAGGTCAGGTCGCCCTCCCAGGTCAGCAGCGCTGCGGCCGTGTCGAGGAAGCGGCCGTCGGGCAGGCGCGCGCCGGCGACGATCCTGCCGGTGTGCGGGTCGCGGACGTCCCCGAACGCGTTCACGACCGCCAGCGCCGCCACGCGCACGTCCCCGGCCAGGCGGAGCGCAACCGTGCCCACCCCGCCGGGCATCGCGCCGGCCGGCCCGAGGAGCTTCCCCACGGTGGCCCCGGTACCCGCCCCCACGCGCCCCTCCGCCACCGGTCCGTCGGTGGCGGCCAGGCAGGCGGCGTAGGCCATCTCAGGCGTCGGGCGGGCGTCGGCGCGCCCCACCGCCAGGTCGAAGAGGACGGCCGCGGGAACGATGGGCACCCGGGCCACGCCGGCGTCGAAGCCGACCCCACGCTCCTCCAGCCACCGCACCACACCGTCCGTCGCCGCCAGCCCGAAGGCGCTCCCACCGGTGAGGAGGACGGCGTGGACCTGCTCCACGAGCATCCCGGGCCGCAGGAGGTCGGTTTCCCGAGTCCCCGGCGCCCACCCGCGCACTTCGCCGGCGGCCAGCGCCCCCGCCTCGCAGAGGACCACCGTGCACCCGGTGCCACCGTCCCGGTCGGTGGCGTGGCCCACGCGGATGCCTGGAACGGCGGTCAGCCCCTCGTGGTCACTCACGGAGACCTGCCCCTCCTGGTCACTCATGGGAGCTGCGCGGGGAGACGCCCCCGGGGTGGCCACCCTCGCCCGGCCGCACCTGGGTGACCTCCCCGGCGACGAGGCGCCGCACACCGCCTGGTGTGCGCACGACCAGCGCACCGGCCGGATCGACGTCCACCGCCTCCCCCTCCACCACCTCGCGGCCCGTGGCCACCCGCACCGGTTGCCCCAGCGTGACGCACAGGTGGCGCCAGCGCGCCAGCACCTCGTCGCCGCGGCCCGCGCGCTCGGCGTCGTGCACTTGGGCCAGCGCACCGAGCAGTCGGTCCAGCGCGGCCTCCACCACCTCGTCCACCTCGTCCGGGTCGACACCCTCCGCCGTGGCCGGAGCGTACGCTCCCGTCCGGCGTGACGCTTCCGCCTCGCGTGACCCCCCCGCCGGGAGCAGCGAGCCGGCCTCCGCGCGCACCTCCGGCGGCAGCGCGGCCAGGTCGACGCGCACGTTCAGGCCGATCCCCACCACGGCGTGCGGCGGGAGGGCCTCCACCAGGATGCCGCCCACCTTGCGCCCGGCCAGGACGAGGTCGTTGGGCCACTTCACGCGCACGTCCGCCCCGCTCACCGCCCGCGCCGCGTCGGCCGCCGCCACGGCCACGAGCAGCGGCAGCCGCGAGGGGACGTCCGGCAGCTCCAGGAGCACCGAGCACCACAACCCGCCGGGCGGGGACGCCCAGGTGCGCCCCAGCCGCCCGCGCCCGGCGCTCTGGGTGCGCGCCACCACCACCGTCCCGGATGGCGCCCCCGCCATGGCCATCGTGCGCAGGAGGTCGTTCGTCGAGGTGGCGTGCTCGACGCGGTGGACCGTCCAGCGCCGGGTGCCGGGGCGGACCTCGCTCACGCCAGGGACGCCTCCACGACGCGCACGACCGCCTCCCGGAGCGCCTGCGCCCGGCGCCGGACCTCGGCGGCCTCGCGACGCAGCCGGTCGACCTCCTCGCCGTCGCGCAGGCCCTTCAGGTTGATGGCCACGTTCAGCAACGCCCCCTCGGCCGCCGCCGCCGCCAGGTGCGCCGCCACGCCCAGGTCGCTGGCGGCATGGGGGTTGGCCACCGGGGCCAGGCGCCGGGCGGTCTCCAGCACCTCCACCGCGGCCGCTGCCGTCCGCAGCGGGACGGCGGTAGCCATGTGCAGGGCCGCCTGCACCGCCTCACGCCGGCGGGCCCGCTCCTCGTCGGTCGAGCGCGGCAGGCGGTAGGCCGCCATCACCGCCTCGAAGGCCCGAGCGTCCTCGTCGGCCGCCCGTACCAGCGCCGCGCGCAGCCGCTCGGCGTCGGCCAGTGCCCCCGCCGCCTCCGCCGGCGCGTCGGCAGCCCCTGCGGCGGCCTGTCCGGCTTGCCGGGATTCTGCGGCCTCCGCGGGCAGCGTCAGCCGCGCCACCATGGCCACCAGCGCCGCCGCCTGGGCCCCCGCGAGCGCGGCCGCACTCCCCCCGCCCGGTGCGGGGGCGCGGGAGGCCAGCTGTTCGAGCCACGCCCCCACGCGCTGCTCCGCCACGCTCACGGCGCCATCCCTCCGCTCACGGCGGCACCACTCCGGCGCGGCTGGAGTAGACCCGGCGACCGCGCTTGTAGACCTCGTCCACCAGGCTCACCCCGAAGTGCATCGCCACCGCGCGGTAGTCGTCGGCGTCGAGGATGAGGAAGTCGGCCACCTTCCCCGGCTCCAGGCTGCCCACCGCCTCCGCCATGCCGACGGCGTGGGCGGCGTTCAGCGTCGCCGCCACCACGGCCTCCGCCGGGCGCAGACGCATCCCCACGCAGGCCAGGGCGATGGCCATGGGCATCGACCACGTGGGCGACGTCCCCGGGTTGAAGTCGGTGGCGAGGGCGATGGGGACGCCCAGCGCGATCATGTGGCGGGCCCGTGCGTAGGGGAGGCCGAGGAAGAAGGCGGTGCCGGGGAGGAGGACGCCGATGGTGCCGGCGGCGGCCATGGCGCGCAGCCCCTCGTCGCTGGCGCAGAGGAGGTGGTCGGCGGAGATCGCCCCCACCTCGGCGGCCAGCCGCGCCCCGCCCAGGTCGGAGAGCTCGTCGGCGTGCAGCTTGGGGACGAGCCCGGCGGCGCGGCCGGCCTCCAGGATGGCGCGCGCCTGCTCGGGCGTGAAGGCCCCCTGCTCGCAGAAGACGTCGCAGAACTCGGCCAGGTCCTCATCGATTACGGCGGGGAGCATCTCCTCGATGACCAGGCGCACGTAGCCGTCGGCGTCGCCGGCGAACTCCGGCGGCAGGGCGTGGGCGCCCAGGAAGGTGGGGACGATGTCGAGGTGGTGGCGGGCGTGCAGGCGGTGGGCGGCGCGCAGGAGCTTCAGCTCGTCCTCCACCGTGAGGCCGTACCCGCTCTTCACCTCCACCGTGGTGGTGCCGCAGGCCAGCAGGCTGTCGAGGCGGGCCGCGCCGAGCTCCACCAGCCCCGCCTCGCCCATCACCCGCGTCTGGGCGACGGTGCGGAGGATGCCCCCGCCGCGCGCGGCGATCTCCAGGTAGCTCAGCCCCTGCAGGCGCTGCTCGAACTCGTCGGCGCGCGACCCGGCGAAGAGGAGGTGGGTGTGGGGGTCGACGAAGCCCGGCAGCACCACCCGCCCGCCGGCGTCGACCACCTCGGCGGCGCGGCCGGCCGCCTCCCGCACCTCCGCCTCCGGCCCGGCGGCCACCACGACCCCGTCGGCCACCGCCAGCGCCCCGCCGGTGACGAGCCCCACATCGGCCAGCGCCGCCCCCCGCCGCGGGGTGTCGTTGCCTCCCGGGTGGCGCGGGGCCAGCGTGAGGAGCTGGCCGATGTTCACGACAAGGAGGTCGGCGGTCACCTACTCCATCAGCCGGGTCTCGAGGATCTGGTCGCGCCGGAAGTCGCGCAGCCGCAGGGCATAGCGGGCCACGTCCACCAGCGCATCCAGCGGGAGCAACCCCACGACCTCGCTCTCGGCGATCTCCACCCCGAAGCGCGCGGCCTCCACGCGGACGAGCTCGAAGGCCCGCATGATGGGGGTGCGGGTGTGGTCGA from Armatimonadota bacterium includes the following:
- a CDS encoding P1 family peptidase; translation: MSDHEGLTAVPGIRVGHATDRDGGTGCTVVLCEAGALAAGEVRGWAPGTRETDLLRPGMLVEQVHAVLLTGGSAFGLAATDGVVRWLEERGVGFDAGVARVPIVPAAVLFDLAVGRADARPTPEMAYAACLAATDGPVAEGRVGAGTGATVGKLLGPAGAMPGGVGTVALRLAGDVRVAALAVVNAFGDVRDPHTGRIVAGARLPDGRFLDTAAALLTWEGDLTFGRPGTSTTLVVVATDALLTRDEATRVAAQAHDGLARAVSPAHTLFDGDAVFVLSTGRGRAHPLAVAAAAAEATARAIVRAVQAAARA
- the hutI gene encoding imidazolonepropionase; protein product: MTADLLVVNIGQLLTLAPRHPGGNDTPRRGAALADVGLVTGGALAVADGVVVAAGPEAEVREAAGRAAEVVDAGGRVVLPGFVDPHTHLLFAGSRADEFEQRLQGLSYLEIAARGGGILRTVAQTRVMGEAGLVELGAARLDSLLACGTTTVEVKSGYGLTVEDELKLLRAAHRLHARHHLDIVPTFLGAHALPPEFAGDADGYVRLVIEEMLPAVIDEDLAEFCDVFCEQGAFTPEQARAILEAGRAAGLVPKLHADELSDLGGARLAAEVGAISADHLLCASDEGLRAMAAAGTIGVLLPGTAFFLGLPYARARHMIALGVPIALATDFNPGTSPTWSMPMAIALACVGMRLRPAEAVVAATLNAAHAVGMAEAVGSLEPGKVADFLILDADDYRAVAMHFGVSLVDEVYKRGRRVYSSRAGVVPP
- a CDS encoding cyclodeaminase/cyclohydrolase family protein — its product is MSVAEQRVGAWLEQLASRAPAPGGGSAAALAGAQAAALVAMVARLTLPAEAAESRQAGQAAAGAADAPAEAAGALADAERLRAALVRAADEDARAFEAVMAAYRLPRSTDEERARRREAVQAALHMATAVPLRTAAAAVEVLETARRLAPVANPHAASDLGVAAHLAAAAAEGALLNVAINLKGLRDGEEVDRLRREAAEVRRRAQALREAVVRVVEASLA
- a CDS encoding biotin--[acetyl-CoA-carboxylase] ligase codes for the protein MSEVRPGTRRWTVHRVEHATSTNDLLRTMAMAGAPSGTVVVARTQSAGRGRLGRTWASPPGGLWCSVLLELPDVPSRLPLLVAVAAADAARAVSGADVRVKWPNDLVLAGRKVGGILVEALPPHAVVGIGLNVRVDLAALPPEVRAEAGSLLPAGGSREAEASRRTGAYAPATAEGVDPDEVDEVVEAALDRLLGALAQVHDAERAGRGDEVLARWRHLCVTLGQPVRVATGREVVEGEAVDVDPAGALVVRTPGGVRRLVAGEVTQVRPGEGGHPGGVSPRSSHE